The Chiloscyllium punctatum isolate Juve2018m chromosome 15, sChiPun1.3, whole genome shotgun sequence sequence GTCTCAGTTTTTTCCGTTCAAATGGAAACGCTCCTGTATACCGCATCAAGACGGTGGGTGACTTGCGTGTAAGAAGACACTGTGGTGTCTCACTGCAGCTTGGTCAGTCTAACATTAAGCAGGCATGCCCTCTCAAAGTAGGGAAGCAGCCGATTACTATCGAAATAGTAAACAAGCGACCCGGCTGGGTCCAGGGTGCCTGCATACACCCTGACCCCTGTGTGTCTTTTGTCAAACTGGCTGCACATATAATGAGGAAAGAACAATTTGAACGTTTGACGAGAAAGGGAAATATAACTGGTTCTGACATACTCGGATCCCAGTAACCCGGATTTACGAGAGAACTGTGTGACTTTGTGTGATATTATTTATTGAAATTATATTAAACAATGTTATTGGACATCAATGAATTTCTGTTAAGTCATAATGAGGTGTCCTCAAATATTTGTTAAAGTTCAAATTTAATTGGTGACAAGAGAAAGAAACTCGAGCAAATGACTCACCAGCTTATTCCGCGCTGGGTATAAATGTTTGAAAGTGTAAAAATGTTTGAAAGTGTGTATGCTTGTTGTTGCTGCTGAAGGCTCATTTATTTCAAAATCTTGCGAGGCTGTTCACAACAGGATAAGGTCTGTCTTCTCTCTGTCCTCGGCGTCCGCAGTGTATTTGCAGCGGGTTATAACGTAATACTTCGGGCAGTTGCTATCCTGGAGAACACGCTCATCACCCGCCGTCTTCCCCTCAATTTATTCCTCAAACATGCACCAAAACTGTGTCCTTGGGGATTGACCGGTTAGAACGTGCGGCTGGAGTGGGGGATGCTGGTATCGGGTTGGTACCGGCATTGATGTGCACTTCGCCTTTactttatatatattttttaaaattcttagTAATAATTACAATACTTCCCGGCAGCAGTTAGGGTGCAATGAATGGAAATAAGATTGCCTTTTAATACGTTTCGCGAGGCTTctaactgaggaagggtcactcgacccgaaacattaactctgatttctctccacagatgctgccagacctgccgagcttctccagcaatttctgtttttttataGTGACTTATACTTACCGCTTTCGATCGTTCCGGAATAGATCTGCAAATATAAAAAGTCATCAActtgaatttaaaatacattttcttTATTTGTCTTTTTTCCTTCCTATTTATTTAGATTTTAATGCGTCTGTCCATTGGGTCACATGAATGGAGTGTATGAAATGACTCCAATAACCGCAGACCCAGCCTGGGAAGAGAGGTGCAGGAATGAAACATTTTGGACGCTACAACGGGAATTAAAGTGGGATGAGTGATTCCGGCCTGTTTAAAGTGCTATGTGTCGTTATAACGTAAGACTAGAGAACGAGTTGAACGTACAATGGAACCGGTACGGTTTCCCCAAtactcttcccccttccctcaccCCAAGCTTGTCTGAATAATAAAGAACTATACAATATGACTTAgataacactcactcacaaaccgATTGTCACCTTGGAGCGAGTCCGATGTTATGTTTTTTAAAATGGGAGGTTCAGGTAAGTGTTCAATAACACTACTGTAAGTGTTCAATAACTAAACCAACACAGTCCCCACCCCCTCAAACTTTACATCCAAACAAGCACATTGGGTATTTGttttatttaattttaaaatctcGACAGTTACTTGATCACACTTTTTTTTGTCTTTCAACGGAATAATAAATATCATTTAGCACATTTCCttacaaaaataaacagatgGAAAACACTTTTTGCTTTATAATTTTTTTCCTCTCTCGCGAATGAGAAACAAAAGACTGTTTCGGTGGGACGTTACGGGAGGCTGATCGGAAGAAAAACGAAATGACACACTGTATCCGGGAGTGGTGAAGCGCAGGACAGGTGTTACAGTGAGTTGAAGCGAGTTAGACAGTTACCGACACTCAGGAATTGCAGGGAAACCAATATAAAGAACACAGAAAACGTTTGAGTGAAATCAGCCAAAACCAACGAAACACAAACAGATATTTTCACAAAACTCAGGGAACGGGCAAAGTACTTTATAATGGTAGTATCACACTCCAACTACCTTTGTTTCATTAAGGTGAGCAGCTATTTTTACAAGAAAGAATACAAATTTGTCTTTGTCGGTTCAGGGGCTGAATTATTCCAAGGAcagtccccacaccccctccccccacacccccccaaacTGATTCAATGTTGCACACATTTCTGTACCGAGCGAAAACACGTCCTCAAGTCTTTACATCAACTCCCACAAACGGCTCCTTGGAGTTGGTCAGACCAGCGTCTTTCGCGCAGAACTGTTCTTTGTAAACTCATcgcctctttccctctttctggTTCGCGATCGGAATAGCGAAGTCTTTCCTACATGGACATTTCATGTAATGTCCCACTAGCACGGGCCAGAGCGGAGTGCGTGGTAAAACATTCCCGACTCCGGGGAGCCATGCTCGGGATTTTGCCGGCGGCTCTGTGTGCAGTGAAATTCACCCGCTAGCAAGCTGCAGTATCCCCTTTTCCCCCGTGTCTCCTGTTGCAATGATACATCCAGTTGCCCCCAAAGAGGGGAAGGGAAAGGTCGTGTTACATTTCTTGACCCGTTTGCGAGCTAAataagcgagagagggggtgggtgtgggttcGGTGGGGGGAAAAAAAGGGTTACTGCAACTTTCACACAGATACATAAGGACACCAGATAAAAAGGGACAAGATCATCACAAAGGTGGTGGGGGAAGAGCAGCCAAGCTGTTCCATTCTCACCTTGGCTGGGAGCGGCTGGAGGAGTCCAGTTCCTTCGCTTCCTCTGCTTCACTTGCTGTCTGAGGGTAGCCGGGTCATGCCAGCGCTGGGCACATGGGGAGGCGGCGGTACCTGGCACATTGTGCACGGGCACGGCATGCCAGCCCACTGCTGGAAACCCGAGGCGGCAGCTCCCGCCGTCTTCAGGAGGCTGCCCGGGCCGCGGACGCCGGCGGCGACGGCTGGGGATAGGCTAGCCCCGGCTAGAGGGGCCGAGCTGACGGCCGGGACCATAGCCGGGTGCGGGAGAGGGTGAGGGCCGTGGGAAGGCGGCAGAGCCGGGCCGGCTTGGCAAGCTGGGGACGGGTGGAAGCTGCTGTGGTGGCCACCGCCGTAGATCTCGCCCAGCAGCCGCTTCATCTCCTCCAGGGAGCTGGTCAGCATCAGGATGTAGTTCCTGGCCAGCAGCAGCGTGGCGATTTTGGAGAGTTTCCGCACCGAGGGGCCGTGGGCGTACGGCATGACCTCCCGGAGACCGTCCATGGCGATGTTCAGGTCGTGCATCCTCTTGCGCTCCCGGCTGTTGATCTTCAGCCGAAGCTGCTGCAGCTCGGACTCGCTCATCTGCTTCTTGTCCTTGGCCCGAAGCGGCTCCCTGGGCCGGCCTTGCGCCCCTCGGCCGCACTCGCTCTGCGTGGAGGAGACCGTGCCCGAGAAGCCCGAGGTCGGCTCGTCCGACAGGAACAGATCCGGGGACGACGGCTGGCTCGATATCAGACTGGCATCAGAATCCATCCGTCACCTCTGGAGCTGGGGATTGAGGAGGGATGTGGGGGCCTGGGAGCGGGAGCACTACCGGAGGCAAGAAGTTCAAACTTGCTGTGGGCAGCTCATACATACAACaggctgtctgtgtctgtgtgtgtgttgtgtgtgggcTCCTAGTCCCTATCCCTCAGGTAAAATGTTGACAGGGTTTAGTTGGCCCGCCTTTTTGGGGCTCTCCctacccctcctcctccccttgtATTTTATAAGGCGGATCTTCGGCGATTGGGAGAATCTCTTGCATTGTTCTTGGCACCGGGACGTCCAATCGTCACAAGATAACCAAGTGCGGAATGGGGGTCTCCTCCAATACCGGGAGATGTGGGCGGTGCCGCCGGCTTGACACCAAAACAGGAgaattgtgcgtgtgtgtgtgagagagaaatacatTAGGCAGAATTAGAGGCTGGGACATCTGCTAAACCAAGAACTGGAACAAAGTGCACTCTTTCCAAAAAATATTCACATTTCAGATCAGCACAGGCTCCACACTCAGAGCCACTAAACAGTGCATCAAATTGCAAAGAGAATTCTtttatgttctctctctcacactcactctctctctctcacacatacactacTCATCACGAACAACTGGACCGACACCTATAAGAAGCTGGAAACCAGGAGCAATTCCAACCTATTGAACAAATCCCTCTACCCCATACCAACACGTCCATTTCTGCAAATAAAACAATTAAAACCCATTTCACTCATTCTGGGTCCGGTGTAAAAACAAAACCGTCTCAGTTTCTTGGATGTCTGTATGATCAGAACTGTATGAATCCAAATGATCTCTGActggcaattttttaaaaaagtactgCAGTCCCGCGAATGACATGCGTTGTCTTGTCAGTCTTTCGAGTCTCGAGTGAgggcaacatttttttaaaatgaagacgCTGTACACCCCGAAATAGTCCCATGTTGACAAAAGGGGCCGCACAGAGAGCgggctgtgtttctgtgttttagTGCAATCAGTTACAGGCGATCATTGGTTGCTTTCAAGAGTTTTCAGTCATGGGTCTTTTTTTTGGTAAAAAGAGAATACCGTTTTTGTTTTAAAGAAGAAAGTCGTTTTTAGAAAGACGTTTTATTTTCGCCCGGCTAAATAATAATTGACTCATTGTTTTGTATTCCGCCTCGATTGAGTCAGTGATCATGCCACAGATTTTAAGAAATCTTCAGTGACAAAGTACAGATTATTTGGAAATCGAATCGGCATTGAACAATCCGGTGTTATTTACAGTCGCTCAGTCCCACTCTGTTTACAGAGTGTACTCTGCTAACTCCACCACGCAGTTACTGTCTGTTGATAAGTTGTAAGAAATCGCGTATTAAAGCGTTGTAATTATCCTATAACGGTTATGATCCGTGACGGTTCGATTAGTCAAGCTGTTACACTTAATCCTGTGAAAtaaagggtgtgggtgggggattTTTGTCCCTCGGACAAGGCTGCATTTTTTCAAATAAAGATGGACAATGAGGTAGAAAACGCGTGGTCTGTACAATAGTAACATATGTGGAGCGATGCAGCAGCGCACGGATTTGTCATTGTGTCATTTCTTTTGCTGGGATTGAAGTTTACATGTCTGGCGGTTTCACTCCCAACACCTGGCCGTCCAAAAACTAATTTCCAAATCCTCCGCAACACGCCATCTAGTGCTCATGTCAAATCATGGTCCCAAATAACACACTTACCGCACACTCATCACCCCCACTCAcatcaacccccctccccccccccccccaccaccccaccgcCCAATATCACCCTCCAGACGCCACCCCGCTCTCTATTGTCTAGAAATATTGCTACAGCTCTGTAGTCTTCCTTCTCCTTAAGCTGATCCTGTGTTGACAAGTTCCCTTCGTCTGTCTTTTACTCTCAACTTTCACAGGATCGTCAGTTTCCTATCAGCAACTTCTCTATTTCTCAAGGAACCCTTATTTCAATTGCTTTTTCTCTGGTCGCCTTCGTcagagtccccccccccccagggggtTTGAGAGAAAGACTTCGTTGTACGCAGAGAGATAGCGGAATTTCTTGAGGTAGATTAGCAACATTAAAGATGCAAgagtttcattgaattattaaaaCGCGCCCACCCCTTTCTGTGGGTTACAGCCGTATGTGAGGAAGAGAGCTGTTGTATGACAGTGCCTGCATCCAATCATTTCACCGCTAAAATGTAGAGAGTTCAGCATCTTATGTACTTTCTGACAGGTCTGTCAAGAGTCTTGCGTTATCACACGTGGGAAAAATAACAAGATAAGAAAAACCAAGGTCTGAAAAAAGACAGTGGTATTTTCTCCCTGGATCGTGAGAATGCTCATATTTATTTCAATCTTTAACTGGGATGTGAGTTACTCACCCGGTGCGTCTAGATAATGCGTCTCGAAAATAACACGCTTGTCCTACTGCCGAAACAGCAGCATAAATAAGAATATCGTAAGCCCTTCAGCTGACTAGCCACTCTGATCACACAACCAGCAAGTGGCTAAAGCTGCTCAGTAATCCTCTGCAGTTGACTCTTCGCTTTGTCTCTTTCCAAAGCTCAAgttattttttttccaaaattgaTTTCCCCCTCAAATTGATATCACATTTTTAATTTAGATTTTCGATTAGTGGTTTCAGAttgatttggtgttgtgtgatttttaacttggtgttAGATTGTCCGGGTAGTAGTGATAGTTAGGAAATGTTGACAACGT is a genomic window containing:
- the LOC140486417 gene encoding oligodendrocyte transcription factor 3-like, giving the protein MDSDASLISSQPSSPDLFLSDEPTSGFSGTVSSTQSECGRGAQGRPREPLRAKDKKQMSESELQQLRLKINSRERKRMHDLNIAMDGLREVMPYAHGPSVRKLSKIATLLLARNYILMLTSSLEEMKRLLGEIYGGGHHSSFHPSPACQAGPALPPSHGPHPLPHPAMVPAVSSAPLAGASLSPAVAAGVRGPGSLLKTAGAAASGFQQWAGMPCPCTMCQVPPPPHVPSAGMTRLPSDSK